Genomic window (Paraglaciecola psychrophila 170):
TTGTTTGCTAAGGTCGACTCCAATTGCACCGTTGTAGGTTTTTATTCCTGAGGCAAGTGCGGTGGCACCTGCAGCAGAGTCGGTTACATATCCCGACACAGTTGCGGGAGACGTACTACTAAGCCCTATGAGATGCCTATCAAAAACCGTTTCTTCTACCTCTATTGTGTTGGGATCATCATTGAAGTAACGGAAAGCCGTCGTGTAAGCGGGTCCCATTCCATCGCCAATAACCATGATGATATTATTGGGTTTCTTAGATGCAACCGATAAACTCGGCTCCAGTGCTATTACTCTGTTGATTGAGTACGCATTGATGAGAACGAAAAGTACTAGAATTGCTTTCAAAACTATCTCCTTACATAACTTAAGTAATTGGTGTTATTCCATGATTAGATGCGTTAATGACCTAAGGTATGCGCTTCCAATGCTTAATTTTATGCCCTACTAATGCGTAAAAGAGAATAAAAAAGTAGCATGGCAGGCCAACAAGATAAGCCATTTGCAGATCACCAGTATCGTGTGAAATTTTTCCGAATATTAATGGCACGATGGCACCACCAGATATTCCCATGATCAGCAGCGCTGAGCCCTGTGCGATATGTTTGCCAAGTCCTTGCAAAGCTAATGGCCACACAGAAGGCCATACCAAGGCATGTGCCAATCCCATTAACGCTACGAATGTAATCGGATTTGGAAGAACCTGAAAACCCGTCCATCCCCACAAAAAACTCGCAATGCTGGCTGAACTCTCGGAAGATGTAACGATCCCTAAAATACACAAACTTCCTGCGATGGCTGAACCTATCAATGCTTTTTCCTGAGATAAGTACTTCGGAATACAAGTAACACCGATAAGGTATCCAAACACCATAAACATCATCGTATAGGAGGTTAGACCTGCAAAATTCTCGACATTCAAGTCTGCACCGTATAGGCCTATCGTATCGCCAGCAATAACCTCAACGCCAACATAGGCAAATAAGGCAATTGCACCTAACACTGTTTGCGGATAGTGAAATACCGACGGTTTCGATCCAGATCCAACAGTACTATCTTCATCAAAATTTATTTCTGGTAAAGAAGAAAACTTAACTAAAAAAATCAATGCGAAAAGCGTTGCAGCCATAATAAGATAAGGAGGTATCAGTGCCATCGACAGTTCATTCAAGCGTTGACTGTATTCAGCTGGCTCTAAAGCCGCTAGGTAACTCTCGGAAATGTCCCCCATACCAGATAAAATAACCGCTGTGAAAACGATTGGCACAATGACGCCCGCACTCTTATTGATCAGTCCCATGATACTGATCCGCATTGCGGCACTTTCGACAGGTCCCAAATAAACAATATACGGGTTGGATGCGGTTTGTAGGATAGTAAGGCCTGTGGCCAAAACAAAAAGTGCAACTAGAAAGAACATAAAATTGGCTGACATGGCCGCTGGAATATGCAGTAAAGACCCTATAACCATAATGGCGAGCCCGAGGGCCATACCATTGCGATACCCGATTCGTTTCAGAATGAGTGACATAGGAAACGCCATGACTGTATAGGCAATATAAAAAGCAAAGGTAACAAAGAGAGCTTGGAACTCATTAAGCTCGCAAATGACCTGCAAAAATGGGATAAGAGAGCCATTTAACCATGTCACGAAACCGAAAATAAAGAACAAGATACCGATGATAATCATCGGCATAATAGTGTTAGATTGACTAGCTGATTTATTATTCATAATTTATAACCTTGTTAACCTTTTACGGTTTCTATTAATGCGATCCGAATACACATTGCCCTTTAATCCAAGTTGAAACGACATTCAATTCTTGGTTTAACTGGACAAAACTTGCATCCTTGTTAATTGCAATAAGCGTTGATGGCTCTATAGGCAAATTGGCTTTCTGCAAAAACTTTAGGGGGTATAGGCTGGCCATACGGACTGCCTCGGAGAGTGAAACGTTAAGTAGCTGATGACAATTTTTCACCGCTGTGGCCATGTCGAGTGTTGACCCAGCAAGTTCGCCGGTTGAAGAGGTTAGTTTTCCTTTATGGCATGTAACTATTCGATCGAAGAAATCAAATTCTGTTGATTGAGTTCCTACTGGTGGCATTGCGTCAGTGACCAGAAATATACCTCCCACAGGTTTTACTTTAAGTGCAAGTTTACAACTGGCAACACTCACATGATGACCGTCTACAATAAGTCCACACTGCGTATGATCATTTAACAGAGCACTCCCAG
Coding sequences:
- a CDS encoding sugar MFS transporter, which gives rise to MNNKSASQSNTIMPMIIIGILFFIFGFVTWLNGSLIPFLQVICELNEFQALFVTFAFYIAYTVMAFPMSLILKRIGYRNGMALGLAIMVIGSLLHIPAAMSANFMFFLVALFVLATGLTILQTASNPYIVYLGPVESAAMRISIMGLINKSAGVIVPIVFTAVILSGMGDISESYLAALEPAEYSQRLNELSMALIPPYLIMAATLFALIFLVKFSSLPEINFDEDSTVGSGSKPSVFHYPQTVLGAIALFAYVGVEVIAGDTIGLYGADLNVENFAGLTSYTMMFMVFGYLIGVTCIPKYLSQEKALIGSAIAGSLCILGIVTSSESSASIASFLWGWTGFQVLPNPITFVALMGLAHALVWPSVWPLALQGLGKHIAQGSALLIMGISGGAIVPLIFGKISHDTGDLQMAYLVGLPCYFFILFYALVGHKIKHWKRIP